One segment of Bacillus alkalisoli DNA contains the following:
- a CDS encoding coproporphyrinogen III oxidase, with the protein MKINIQGLQDDRFQRPLELISNLFFEESEVSLSSTNEEDYNLVFSINLNETELMCVVSGLLEVNGHGQIFKSTHQKDLTLFNDDKERFKQVKYTVFHVFLTLLQDYTGIIQKWGILTGIRPTKLLHSKLQKGEKKEDVHKLLKEEYLISDEKIQLMQQIVDRQLSVVPDLYDLGKEVSIYIGIPFCPTKCAYCTFPAYAINGKQGKVDSFLGGLHHEIEVVGNWLREKGIKITTVYYGGGTPTSITAEEMDMLYEQMYKAFPNMEKVREVTVEAGRPDTITPEKLKVLQKWNIDRISINPQSYIQETLKAIGRHHTVEETIDKFHLAREMNMNNINMDLIIGLPGEGVPEFQHTLNETEKLMPESLTVHTLSFKRASEMTKNKQKYKVADREEISKMMDMATEWTNDHGYVPYYLYRQKNILGNLENVGYALPGQDSIYNIMIMEEKQSIIGLGCGASSKFVDPNTGKIQRFANPKDPKSYNDGYLHYTDEKIKIMEELFSK; encoded by the coding sequence TTGAAGATAAATATACAAGGGCTACAAGATGATAGATTTCAACGCCCACTCGAACTTATTTCTAACTTATTCTTTGAAGAAAGTGAAGTATCATTATCTTCAACAAATGAAGAAGACTACAATCTAGTTTTTTCCATAAATCTAAACGAGACAGAATTGATGTGTGTAGTATCAGGATTGCTTGAGGTAAATGGTCATGGTCAAATATTTAAGAGTACACACCAAAAAGACCTTACTTTATTTAATGATGATAAAGAACGCTTTAAACAAGTTAAATATACAGTTTTTCATGTATTTTTAACATTATTACAAGACTATACTGGCATCATTCAAAAATGGGGAATTCTTACTGGAATCCGTCCAACAAAGCTTTTACACTCCAAATTACAAAAAGGTGAAAAGAAAGAAGATGTCCATAAATTATTAAAAGAAGAATATTTGATAAGTGATGAAAAGATTCAATTAATGCAACAAATCGTAGATCGTCAGCTTTCCGTTGTGCCTGACCTTTATGATTTAGGAAAAGAAGTTAGTATTTACATCGGGATTCCATTTTGTCCAACAAAGTGCGCTTACTGTACGTTTCCTGCTTATGCAATAAACGGGAAACAAGGAAAAGTTGACTCTTTCTTAGGTGGATTACACCATGAAATTGAAGTAGTAGGTAACTGGTTAAGAGAAAAAGGGATCAAAATTACAACAGTATATTACGGTGGTGGTACACCTACAAGTATTACAGCAGAGGAAATGGACATGTTGTATGAGCAAATGTACAAGGCTTTCCCTAATATGGAAAAAGTACGTGAAGTAACCGTAGAGGCAGGTCGTCCTGATACAATCACACCAGAAAAATTGAAAGTTCTACAAAAATGGAACATTGATCGTATTAGTATTAATCCGCAATCTTATATTCAAGAAACATTAAAAGCGATTGGACGCCATCATACGGTTGAAGAAACTATTGATAAATTCCACTTAGCTAGAGAAATGAATATGAATAACATTAATATGGACTTAATTATTGGGTTACCAGGTGAAGGTGTGCCTGAATTCCAACATACGTTAAACGAAACGGAAAAATTAATGCCAGAATCACTAACTGTTCATACATTATCGTTTAAACGTGCTTCAGAAATGACAAAAAATAAGCAGAAATACAAAGTAGCAGACCGTGAAGAAATTAGTAAAATGATGGATATGGCAACAGAATGGACGAACGACCACGGATATGTACCATATTACTTGTATCGCCAAAAGAATATATTAGGTAACTTAGAAAACGTTGGCTATGCACTGCCAGGTCAAGACAGTATTTACAACATCATGATCATGGAAGAAAAGCAGTCGATCATTGGACTAGGATGTGGGGCATCTAGTAAATTTGTCGACCCTAATACAGGCAAAATTCAACGTTTTGCGAATCCAAAAGACCCTAAGTCATACAATGATGGATATTTACATTACACAGATGAGAAAATAAAGATAATGGAAGAGCTTTTCTCTAAATAG
- a CDS encoding DUF6019 family protein has product MDLIPILSCMFLFFLTLYFVIKAAVKNGMNESKELRKLNIELQDIKKQVKFSHQNEQKHYVNKKI; this is encoded by the coding sequence ATGGACTTAATTCCAATATTGTCGTGTATGTTTTTATTTTTCCTAACGCTCTACTTCGTTATTAAGGCAGCAGTCAAGAACGGAATGAATGAATCAAAGGAATTAAGAAAACTAAACATCGAATTACAAGATATAAAAAAACAAGTTAAATTTTCACATCAAAATGAACAAAAGCATTATGTAAATAAGAAAATATAA
- a CDS encoding ATP-binding protein encodes MKIKSLHIYGFGKLQNVKVDLFSPTVQVFYGENEAGKSTIMAFIHAILFGFPTKNQAELRYEPKTGFQYGGYLTVETKEQGIVKIERVNGRSTGEVTVYFEDGTTSTSTETIVNGMEKSLFKGVFSFNIMDIQNVKLTNLDELGSYLFSSGMIGTDQLQKLGQKLEKETDALFKPGGRKPILNEMLSTLKDKKAQLVLWEEKIGEYERLQSNVEKLNSQIENLTHKQKQLQIQKQLTDQMISITPLYTELIQYDSKLQTLPMYKPFPINGVTRLESLQKEWTFFESKINTLTEQMNEINSKLDNIPETQLQEKLKALESITDLQLNYEQLEQALEQLTITEHNLKSKIQQIKESIGWENKLDSEILCFQTTLQTKMQLRELVFEEKQLEEEKVRVDKQFSTAKEELENSEFNIKQLKAELLPEQEKNRLNNLINENKRSSIENEIRAQEKILEQLKKQRAQQEQAEKVSKKSTVILFSVLSVVCAGLAIYGFSIGNIGLSLIAIFCLGGTFLFTFSKKSKNSSVEWKEEEKNILAELSKLKKELSEQRTSLDEINKVQKLLIENEQVEKMLVKEMVLLRQHERSYEKTVSLYEAWEQKKFLIDEKWKNLNEIIDLSEFQISFMEEAFEEISALKKYLLELEEVSIDKKLHENELNDLVLKIQSNNKKLGFDYNNLNHCFYLARNEQEQLKNLIQTMKHLKEKLVPLAEEKRLLIQQQVEVVKQMDQLYVSANVSTEEKFREKAEQNAIGVDLEQRRDMLQAQITQLEKLYEVSKEDWLKVNDWNYELILVKEDIHSIENQLQERYKEKATYLETIKVLEAGTTYAMVKQDYENEKALFERLAKKWSVFETAKHLLNKTMNYYQEVKLPQVLEKATKYFNLLTGGKYVKVMTLSSEKTLVVEHKDGMVFLPKELSQATIEQLYIALRFAVAAAWSNEKALPFIIDDTFVNFDSNRTDLAMKLLEEITNEGNQIIFFTCHHFIKEKLSMKKGAIVYVMEESTMFAT; translated from the coding sequence ATGAAGATTAAAAGTTTACATATATATGGATTTGGAAAATTACAAAACGTTAAAGTTGACCTATTTTCTCCAACAGTACAAGTATTTTACGGAGAAAATGAGGCTGGTAAATCGACTATTATGGCTTTCATACATGCCATTTTATTTGGTTTTCCAACAAAAAACCAAGCAGAGCTTAGGTACGAACCTAAAACTGGATTTCAATATGGCGGTTATTTAACCGTAGAAACAAAGGAACAGGGAATAGTGAAAATAGAAAGAGTTAATGGTAGATCCACAGGTGAAGTGACTGTATATTTTGAAGACGGGACCACTTCCACCTCTACTGAAACTATCGTAAATGGAATGGAAAAGTCTTTATTTAAAGGAGTCTTTTCATTCAACATAATGGACATTCAAAATGTAAAACTTACAAATTTAGACGAACTTGGTAGTTATTTATTTTCATCTGGCATGATAGGAACAGATCAACTTCAAAAACTAGGACAAAAATTAGAAAAAGAAACTGATGCACTTTTTAAACCAGGTGGTAGAAAGCCAATACTTAATGAAATGTTATCTACGTTAAAAGATAAAAAAGCACAGTTGGTATTGTGGGAAGAGAAGATAGGGGAATATGAACGACTGCAAAGTAATGTTGAGAAATTAAACAGTCAAATCGAAAATCTGACGCATAAGCAAAAGCAATTGCAAATACAAAAACAACTAACAGATCAAATGATTTCAATCACTCCTTTATACACAGAATTAATTCAGTACGATTCAAAATTACAGACGCTCCCTATGTATAAACCATTTCCAATCAATGGTGTGACAAGGCTAGAAAGTCTCCAAAAAGAATGGACTTTTTTTGAATCAAAAATAAACACTCTAACGGAACAAATGAATGAAATTAATTCAAAGTTAGATAATATACCAGAGACACAGTTGCAAGAAAAATTAAAAGCATTGGAGTCTATCACGGATTTACAGTTGAATTATGAGCAATTAGAACAAGCTTTAGAACAGCTTACTATTACCGAGCATAATCTTAAAAGTAAAATTCAACAGATTAAAGAAAGCATTGGTTGGGAGAATAAGTTGGATAGTGAGATTTTATGTTTCCAAACGACACTTCAAACAAAAATGCAACTACGTGAATTAGTGTTTGAAGAAAAGCAGTTGGAAGAAGAAAAAGTAAGAGTAGATAAACAATTTTCTACAGCGAAAGAAGAGTTAGAGAATAGTGAGTTTAATATAAAGCAGTTAAAAGCAGAACTGCTACCAGAGCAAGAGAAAAATAGGTTAAACAACTTAATTAACGAAAATAAACGTAGCTCAATAGAGAACGAAATTCGCGCACAGGAAAAGATACTCGAACAATTGAAGAAACAAAGAGCTCAACAAGAACAAGCTGAAAAAGTTTCTAAAAAAAGTACCGTGATTCTGTTTAGCGTTTTATCAGTTGTTTGTGCTGGATTAGCCATATATGGATTTTCAATTGGTAATATTGGACTCTCGTTAATTGCTATTTTTTGTTTAGGGGGCACATTCCTTTTTACTTTTAGTAAGAAATCGAAAAACTCCTCCGTAGAATGGAAAGAAGAAGAAAAAAATATTTTAGCTGAACTTTCAAAACTTAAAAAAGAATTGTCTGAGCAACGTACATCTTTAGATGAAATAAACAAAGTGCAAAAGTTATTAATAGAAAACGAGCAAGTAGAAAAGATGCTCGTCAAAGAAATGGTACTTCTACGCCAGCATGAACGAAGTTATGAAAAAACGGTTTCACTTTATGAAGCTTGGGAACAAAAGAAATTTTTAATAGATGAAAAGTGGAAAAACCTAAACGAAATAATTGATTTATCTGAATTTCAAATTTCTTTTATGGAAGAGGCATTTGAAGAAATAAGTGCGTTGAAAAAATACTTATTGGAGCTAGAGGAAGTATCAATAGACAAAAAACTACACGAAAATGAATTAAACGATTTAGTTTTAAAGATACAATCAAATAATAAAAAACTAGGTTTTGATTATAATAACCTAAATCATTGTTTCTACTTAGCGAGAAATGAGCAGGAACAATTAAAAAATTTAATACAAACAATGAAACATCTAAAAGAAAAACTTGTCCCATTAGCAGAAGAAAAACGATTACTAATTCAACAACAAGTAGAAGTAGTAAAGCAAATGGACCAGCTTTACGTATCAGCAAACGTAAGTACAGAAGAGAAGTTTCGAGAGAAAGCAGAACAAAATGCTATTGGTGTCGACCTAGAACAAAGACGTGATATGTTACAAGCGCAAATTACACAATTAGAAAAGCTATACGAAGTGAGTAAAGAAGATTGGCTGAAAGTAAACGATTGGAACTACGAGCTCATATTAGTTAAGGAGGACATTCATTCAATAGAAAATCAACTACAAGAAAGGTACAAAGAAAAAGCAACTTACCTTGAGACAATAAAGGTACTAGAAGCTGGTACAACCTACGCAATGGTAAAACAAGATTATGAAAATGAAAAAGCATTATTTGAACGACTAGCAAAAAAGTGGTCCGTATTTGAGACTGCTAAACATCTACTAAACAAAACGATGAACTACTATCAAGAAGTAAAGTTACCACAAGTATTAGAAAAAGCCACTAAGTACTTCAATTTATTAACAGGTGGAAAGTATGTAAAAGTGATGACATTATCATCAGAGAAAACGTTAGTAGTGGAGCATAAGGATGGAATGGTTTTTTTACCAAAAGAATTAAGTCAGGCGACTATTGAGCAATTGTATATTGCATTAAGATTTGCCGTTGCTGCAGCATGGAGTAATGAAAAAGCGCTTCCTTTTATTATCGATGATACTTTTGTAAATTTTGACTCCAATAGAACAGATCTAGCTATGAAGCTGTTAGAAGAGATTACGAATGAAGGAAACCAAATTATTTTCTTCACATGTCATCATTTCATTAAAGAAAAACTTAGTATGAAGAAAGGTGCAATTGTCTACGTTATGGAAGAATCAACAATGTTTGCCACGTAA
- a CDS encoding metallophosphoesterase family protein translates to MEKIRFIHAADLHLDSPFIGLHTLPQPILQRIRHSTFQAFQTIIDNAIKYNIDFLLIAGDLFDGENRSLFAQAKLREGFQRLEEQDIPVYIIHGNHDPVLKDTKTFRYPNNVHIFSTTVETKPFYKNGTQIANIYGFSYPTKHVTSNMTSFYNKENNDVPYHIGMLHGNLDGNTDHDPYAPFTMNELLEKDFHYWALGHIHKRQILHERPSIVYPGNIQGRHKKERGEKGIYLVELQQESETLSFIQTSNVLWDTITFNITTLASMDEIINNLKKLIEELRCKEKGLLIQLELVGQNQLHHELQNAQVLEDLLFLLNEKEESTFDFVYVYDILLKTSNVINKKELEEVPFYRDFFHVVERTDDVQVALSSLYHHNEARKVLQKLTEKELEEVKREAEQLLLEELLHDRR, encoded by the coding sequence ATGGAAAAAATCCGATTTATTCATGCTGCCGACTTGCATTTAGATAGCCCTTTTATAGGCCTACATACATTGCCACAGCCAATCCTCCAACGAATTAGACACAGCACTTTTCAAGCGTTTCAAACAATCATCGATAACGCAATAAAATATAATATAGACTTCCTATTAATAGCAGGAGATTTGTTTGATGGAGAAAATAGAAGTTTATTCGCACAGGCAAAGCTAAGAGAAGGATTTCAGCGCTTAGAAGAACAAGATATTCCAGTGTACATCATTCATGGAAACCACGACCCTGTTCTAAAAGACACTAAAACTTTCCGCTACCCAAATAATGTTCATATATTTTCAACTACTGTTGAAACAAAACCATTTTACAAAAATGGCACACAAATTGCTAACATATATGGGTTTAGCTATCCAACAAAGCACGTCACGTCTAATATGACTTCTTTTTATAACAAAGAAAATAACGATGTGCCATACCATATCGGAATGCTTCACGGTAACCTTGACGGTAACACTGACCATGATCCTTATGCACCATTTACGATGAACGAACTGCTAGAAAAAGACTTTCATTATTGGGCTCTAGGTCATATTCATAAACGACAAATTTTACATGAGCGCCCTTCTATTGTCTACCCAGGAAATATTCAAGGAAGGCATAAAAAAGAACGAGGCGAAAAAGGGATATATTTAGTTGAATTACAACAAGAAAGTGAAACATTATCCTTCATTCAAACATCGAATGTTCTTTGGGACACTATAACATTCAATATTACTACATTAGCTAGCATGGATGAAATCATAAATAATTTAAAAAAACTAATAGAAGAATTACGTTGTAAAGAAAAAGGGTTACTCATTCAGTTAGAATTGGTTGGTCAAAATCAACTTCATCATGAACTACAGAATGCTCAAGTATTAGAGGACTTACTATTTCTCCTAAATGAAAAAGAAGAATCTACGTTCGACTTTGTTTATGTATACGATATTTTACTTAAAACAAGTAATGTAATTAACAAAAAGGAATTAGAAGAAGTTCCGTTTTATCGTGATTTCTTTCATGTAGTAGAGCGTACAGATGACGTTCAAGTTGCACTATCTTCTCTTTACCACCATAACGAGGCACGTAAAGTATTACAAAAGCTTACGGAAAAAGAGTTAGAAGAAGTTAAAAGAGAGGCTGAGCAACTCTTATTAGAAGAACTACTCCATGATAGGAGGTAA
- a CDS encoding YhzD family protein — protein MGKYTLTVFSKDGEKLLDESFEASSEKEAKELGEKRLGELKYLETTHRCTNSSGKLVLFHR, from the coding sequence GTGGGAAAATATACGTTAACGGTTTTCAGCAAAGATGGAGAAAAGCTATTAGACGAGAGCTTTGAAGCTTCTTCAGAAAAAGAAGCGAAAGAACTTGGGGAAAAACGATTAGGGGAATTGAAGTATTTAGAAACAACACACCGTTGCACAAACTCTAGCGGAAAGTTAGTATTATTTCATCGATAA
- a CDS encoding ABC transporter ATP-binding protein — protein sequence MALKLQQVTKKFGAHTAVNNLSIEIPESEMFGFLGANGAGKTTTFRMVLGLLEPTAGKITWAENKITYNESHLVGYLPEERGLYPKLTVKDQLIYLGRLRGMQKADILKQMDYWLERFKVPEYANKKVEELSKGNQQKIQFIASTIHKPKLLILDEPFSGLDPLNVELLKDAVTDLKNEGTSIVFSSHRMEHVEELCEHLCIMHHGSPVVHGNLRDIKRSFGKKNVTIHADIDLSYLETFSGVVRAKKTVEGIKLQVEDEKISQRVFESLQGKGFVRKFQLEEPSLNDIFIEKVGDSYE from the coding sequence ATGGCATTAAAATTGCAACAGGTCACGAAAAAGTTCGGGGCACATACTGCTGTGAACAACTTATCTATTGAAATACCAGAAAGTGAGATGTTTGGATTTCTAGGTGCGAACGGAGCTGGTAAAACAACAACGTTCCGAATGGTGCTTGGACTTTTAGAACCAACGGCAGGAAAAATTACGTGGGCAGAAAATAAAATTACATATAATGAAAGTCATTTAGTCGGATATTTGCCAGAAGAAAGAGGACTTTATCCAAAACTTACAGTTAAGGACCAATTAATTTACTTAGGTAGATTAAGAGGAATGCAAAAAGCAGATATTTTGAAACAAATGGATTACTGGTTAGAAAGATTTAAAGTACCAGAATACGCGAACAAAAAAGTGGAGGAACTCTCCAAAGGTAACCAACAAAAAATTCAATTTATCGCGTCTACTATTCATAAACCAAAGCTATTAATCTTAGACGAACCGTTCAGTGGATTGGACCCATTAAATGTTGAATTACTGAAAGATGCTGTGACGGACTTAAAAAATGAAGGAACTTCTATTGTGTTTTCTAGTCATCGAATGGAACATGTAGAAGAGCTTTGTGAACATTTATGTATTATGCATCATGGTAGTCCAGTTGTTCATGGTAATTTACGAGATATAAAGCGTTCATTTGGAAAGAAGAATGTTACCATCCATGCTGATATAGATCTTTCTTATTTAGAAACGTTCTCTGGTGTTGTAAGAGCAAAGAAAACAGTAGAAGGTATAAAATTGCAAGTAGAGGATGAAAAGATCTCCCAAAGGGTGTTTGAGAGCTTACAAGGTAAAGGCTTTGTTCGAAAGTTCCAATTAGAAGAGCCTTCGTTAAATGATATCTTTATTGAAAAAGTAGGTGACTCCTATGAATAA
- a CDS encoding MFS transporter gives MTDQHTSKSRSKTPLILLSFNLFIVMIGIGLVIPILPFYIDMFGATARTLGFLVAVYAFMQFLFAPIWGRVSDKIGRKPLITLGLFGFAVAEFIFAFATGIWMLFVSRILAGLFGAALMPTAMAYVSDVTSEEKRGQGMGILGAAMGLGIVVGPGIGGWLAEYNLSLPFIFAGTLATIAGIVSILVLPESYPKEKREQDRLQEAGVKQKNQFVMMANAINSPVGFLLILVFIMSFALANFQSIFGYYTMIRYEYTPSQVGLIVLLVGLVGTIAQGVLVGRLTRKFGEQKVVMFSLLISAIGFVIMTFATTFLLVLLTTSIFFLGNSLLRPSLNSFISKLAGKKQGFIMGLNNSFLSLGNTVGPILAGILFEINIHIPYLFGAFILLVGLIATKVWLSQKAKQVEVTT, from the coding sequence ATGACAGATCAACACACGAGTAAATCTCGTTCAAAGACACCATTAATTTTATTAAGCTTCAATTTGTTTATTGTAATGATTGGTATCGGGTTAGTCATACCTATCTTACCTTTTTATATCGACATGTTTGGAGCGACCGCTAGAACGCTTGGTTTTTTGGTTGCTGTCTATGCCTTTATGCAGTTCCTTTTTGCACCAATATGGGGAAGGGTGTCTGATAAAATTGGTAGAAAACCTTTAATTACACTTGGCCTTTTTGGGTTCGCGGTAGCGGAATTTATATTTGCATTCGCCACTGGAATATGGATGTTGTTCGTTTCTCGAATATTAGCTGGTCTTTTTGGTGCAGCGTTAATGCCTACTGCTATGGCTTACGTTTCAGATGTAACAAGTGAAGAAAAGCGCGGACAAGGAATGGGTATTCTTGGTGCAGCCATGGGGCTTGGAATTGTAGTAGGTCCAGGAATAGGAGGCTGGCTGGCCGAATATAATCTATCTTTACCTTTCATTTTTGCAGGAACTTTAGCAACAATTGCGGGTATTGTTTCTATACTTGTTTTACCTGAGTCGTATCCGAAAGAAAAAAGGGAGCAAGATAGACTGCAAGAAGCGGGAGTAAAACAAAAAAACCAATTTGTCATGATGGCAAATGCCATTAATAGTCCTGTAGGGTTTTTGTTAATATTAGTTTTTATTATGAGCTTTGCATTAGCAAACTTCCAATCAATCTTTGGTTACTATACAATGATTCGATATGAGTATACACCTAGTCAGGTAGGGTTAATTGTATTACTTGTAGGTCTAGTTGGGACTATTGCACAAGGAGTATTGGTAGGAAGATTAACTCGTAAATTCGGAGAACAAAAAGTGGTCATGTTTTCTCTACTGATAAGTGCAATTGGCTTTGTCATCATGACATTTGCAACAACTTTCTTACTCGTTTTACTAACAACAAGTATATTTTTCTTAGGCAATTCATTGTTACGACCATCTCTGAACTCTTTTATATCTAAATTAGCTGGAAAAAAACAAGGGTTTATAATGGGATTAAACAATTCATTCTTAAGTCTCGGCAACACAGTAGGACCAATATTAGCTGGGATTTTATTTGAAATAAATATCCATATTCCATATTTGTTTGGAGCTTTTATTTTACTTGTAGGCTTAATCGCAACAAAAGTATGGCTTAGTCAGAAAGCAAAACAAGTCGAAGTGACCACGTGA
- a CDS encoding ABC transporter permease, translated as MNKFFIIVMQTYMSKLRSKSFLISTAITALLIIGLTNMQTILETFERNDEKLIAVLDNDGSFYTQLEAQFQGEEQRVNFEKIDGDPSSVEEKVLEGTYDGVLIIDEDQEGLPVGTFKARSISDHGTIFRIEQALQQVKVELATAKIGLTQEQIATLYAPVPFEVVPLEESAKSAEELNQARGIVYVLLFVMYFSVIMYSSMIATEVATEKTSRVMEILISSASPIKHMFGKILGIALLSITQLLLWFVIGYFSLNRNLQDMTGGVFEYFGVGDLAVSTFVYAIIFFLLGYFLFATLAAFLGSLVSRIEDIQQMIAPMTILIVAAFMIAMFGLNNPDNSFIQVMSFIPFFSPMIMFLRVGMLNLPFWEIGLSIGILVGTIILLAMFGSKVYRGGVLMYGKSSSFKDIKKALQLTKKD; from the coding sequence ATGAATAAGTTTTTCATTATTGTTATGCAAACATATATGAGTAAGCTAAGGTCCAAGTCATTTCTTATATCAACAGCCATAACAGCATTACTTATTATCGGATTAACAAATATGCAAACGATCCTTGAAACATTCGAACGAAACGATGAAAAACTAATCGCTGTCTTAGATAATGACGGTTCTTTTTATACCCAGTTAGAAGCACAATTCCAAGGTGAAGAACAGAGGGTTAATTTTGAGAAAATAGATGGCGATCCAAGTAGTGTTGAAGAAAAAGTGCTAGAAGGAACGTACGATGGAGTTTTGATCATCGATGAGGATCAAGAAGGATTACCAGTCGGTACGTTTAAAGCTAGATCCATTTCCGACCATGGAACAATTTTTAGAATAGAACAGGCACTTCAACAAGTAAAGGTGGAGCTTGCTACTGCTAAAATTGGGTTAACGCAAGAGCAAATTGCCACATTATATGCCCCAGTACCATTTGAAGTTGTACCGTTAGAAGAATCTGCAAAATCAGCAGAAGAACTAAACCAAGCTAGAGGCATTGTTTACGTATTACTATTTGTTATGTATTTCTCCGTTATCATGTATTCAAGTATGATTGCAACAGAAGTGGCAACGGAAAAAACGTCACGTGTAATGGAAATACTGATTTCCTCGGCATCTCCTATTAAGCATATGTTTGGGAAAATATTAGGTATTGCTTTATTAAGTATTACCCAACTTTTATTATGGTTTGTTATTGGTTATTTCTCATTAAATAGAAACTTACAAGATATGACAGGAGGAGTGTTTGAATACTTTGGAGTTGGTGACTTAGCTGTTTCCACTTTCGTGTATGCCATCATCTTCTTCCTATTAGGATACTTCTTATTTGCGACATTAGCAGCATTTTTGGGTTCATTAGTTAGTAGAATTGAAGATATTCAACAAATGATTGCACCGATGACCATACTAATTGTTGCAGCATTTATGATTGCAATGTTCGGATTAAATAATCCAGATAATTCATTTATTCAAGTGATGTCCTTTATTCCGTTTTTCTCTCCAATGATAATGTTTTTACGAGTAGGTATGCTAAACCTTCCGTTTTGGGAAATTGGGTTGTCCATTGGTATTTTAGTTGGTACGATTATTTTATTAGCAATGTTCGGATCAAAAGTGTATCGTGGTGGAGTATTAATGTACGGAAAATCCTCATCCTTTAAAGACATTAAAAAAGCATTGCAACTAACCAAAAAAGACTAA
- a CDS encoding enoyl-CoA hydratase: MKNTYKTIQLEEVNGVITLTLNRPESHNAMNVEMLIELNSVMEEIKESKAKILLLKGNGPVFSAGGDIKMMLQDDPKLFETVMNSITNIVLTLYTLPKITISALHGAAAGLGLSLALASDYVYAQPSTKIAMNFIKIGLIPDGAGHFFLKNRLGEIMAKHLIWEGKTVTGSEAKNLGLVDIVEEKLEQAILSKLQQLKSSPLQAMIETKSIYTQASSTELKTVLQLEKSGQSRMRQTNDHQEGIRAFLEKRVPNFNGE, from the coding sequence GTGAAGAATACATATAAAACTATCCAGTTAGAAGAAGTAAATGGTGTCATTACATTGACTCTAAATCGTCCAGAAAGTCACAATGCAATGAATGTAGAGATGTTAATAGAACTCAATAGCGTGATGGAAGAAATTAAAGAAAGTAAGGCGAAAATTCTTTTATTAAAAGGTAACGGACCTGTTTTTAGTGCGGGTGGTGATATTAAAATGATGTTACAAGATGACCCTAAACTTTTTGAAACAGTTATGAACTCCATTACGAACATCGTTTTAACATTATACACTTTACCGAAAATAACGATTAGTGCCCTTCACGGAGCAGCAGCTGGACTAGGCTTAAGTTTAGCGCTAGCAAGTGACTACGTGTACGCTCAACCTTCTACGAAAATAGCAATGAATTTTATAAAAATTGGTCTCATTCCTGATGGTGCAGGTCATTTCTTTTTAAAGAATAGATTAGGAGAAATCATGGCCAAACACCTCATCTGGGAAGGGAAAACCGTTACTGGATCAGAAGCAAAAAATCTTGGTTTAGTGGACATCGTAGAAGAAAAACTAGAGCAAGCAATATTGAGTAAACTACAACAATTAAAGTCTTCTCCATTACAAGCAATGATTGAAACGAAGTCAATCTACACGCAAGCTTCCTCAACTGAGCTTAAAACTGTACTGCAATTAGAAAAGAGTGGCCAGAGCAGAATGCGCCAAACAAATGATCATCAAGAAGGTATCAGAGCTTTTTTAGAAAAAAGGGTTCCGAATTTTAATGGAGAATAA